Below is a window of bacterium DNA.
TGAAGCCGGCGAATTTAACGACCTGCCGATTTTGGTAGGTTACAACTCGGACGAGGGCGCCAGCTTTATGCCGCCGAAAACACCGGAGGACTACATCGCCGGCGTCCAGAAACGCTACGGCAAATATGCCAAGGAATTGCTCAAAGCCTATCCCGTCGGTGCGACCACAGTGCCCAAGACAGCGCGCGACCTGGCTCGTGATGCAGCGTTCGGTTGGCATACTTGGAGTTGGGCTCGTTTACAGGCTGAGAAGGGCAAGGCGAAAGCCTATTATTACTATTTCGATCAACACCCAGATTATCCTGCTGACTCACCCAAAGCCGACAGCGGCTCACCGCACGGTCAGGAGGTAGCTTTCGTCTTCCAGCATCTCAATGCATCGGGCCCCATGGCGACCACCACCGATGCGGCCATCTCGGAGGCCATGGCAACCTACTGGACCAACTTTGCCAAATACGGTGATCCTAACAGCAAAGACCTGCCGGCATGGCCCGCTTTCAGCGATGCAAATCCGGTGGTCATGTACTTTTGCCGGACGCCGCATACAGGGCCGGTGCCCAGTCTGAAATCACTCAAGCGTCTGGACGCCTATTTCAAGTGGCGGCGGACACCGGCGGGAGAAGCGTGGGCGAAATGATTACTGCAGCAAGGAGTGCCGGCGAACGCCTCTAAGGCGGTCAACTGATAACTCGGCAAGCCCGCCCCAGGTAAAAGATGCATACTGGTCGATTGTAGATGGGAGATACTCTGTGAACAGGCTTTTCTTGATCATGGTTTTGTTTACCTGCGTTTCAGCGGTTGCGGCTCCGGTCGAATCGTATCAGAGAACAGAACGGGGAATCGAAGCGACGATCAACGCGGTAACCATTGAAATTCAGTTTTTTAATCCCTCAACCATCCGTGTTCTTAAATATCCGTCCGGCATAGCCTTTAACAAAATCAGTTTGTCGGTTATCGCGGCTCCGCAAAAGACCAAATTTGGCATTCATCAGCTTGAAGACGAACTGGTTCTGAGCACCGAAAAGGTAAAACTGGGGTTGAACCTGAAAAACGGCAGAATCTCCTTTGCGACACTTGCCGGCAAGCCGTTGTTGACCGAGAAAGAAGGAGGAACTGCTTTCATCGAGTTCGACGATGCCGGCGAAAAAACTTTTTCAGTGTCCCAGGCCTTCGTCCTGGCAAAGGATGAAGCCATCTACGGACTGGGCCAGCAGCAGAATGGGAAGATGGTGCAGCGGAACATCAAGCTGCATATGGTGCAAAACAATACGGAAGACTTTATTCCGTTTTTTCAGTCGACCAGAGGCTACGGGCTGTTCTGGGATAATTACTCGCCTACACTCTTTGAAGACGATCCGTACAGCACCAGCTTTAAATCGGATGTGGGCGAGGGTATCGATTATTATTTTATGTATGGCGGAAATGCCGACGGTGTAATTGCTTGTATGCGCAGCCTGACCGGCCAGGCGCCGATGATGCCTTTATGGACTTTTGGCTACTGGCAGAGCAAAGAACGCTACAAAAGCCAGGATGAACTGCTGGGCGTTGTGAAAAAATACCGTGAACTGGGTGTGCCCCTGGACGGCATCATACAGGACTGGCAATACTGGGGCAACAATTATTTGTGGAACGCCATGGAGTTCTTGAATCCCGAGTTCTATAATCCGCAAAAGATGGTTGATGATGTGCACAAGCTCAACGCGCACATCATCATTTCCATCTGGAGTTCGTTCGGTCCGCAAACAAAGCCGTACAAAGAATTGGATAAAATCGGCGCCTTGCTGGATATCAAAACCTGGCCGGAATCCGGTTCCGAAAAATGGCCGCCCAACATGGATTACCCGTCCGGTGTCAGAGTCTATGACCCATTTAATCCGCAGGCTCGTGATATCTACTGGAAGTATCTCAATCAGGGTATTTTTTCATTCGGCATGGATGGCTGGTGGATGGATTCGACCGAGCCGGACCACATGCAGTTCAAGCCGGCTGATTTCGACAATAAAACCTATCTAGGCTCGTTACGCCGTGTACGAAACGCCTATCCCTTGATGACGGTGGGCGGCGTTTTTCAACACCAGCGCGCCACTCGTTCAGACAAGCGGGTATTTATCCTGACCCGGTCTGCTTTTGCCGGCCAGCAACGGTACAGCGCCAATACCTGGTCCGGCGATGTGGTGGCCTCCTGGAAGGCGCTGCATAATCAAATTTCCGCCGGGTTGAATTTTTCTTTATGCGGCATCCCGTACTGGAACTCGGATATCGGCGGATTTTTCCTGTGGAATTTTCCGAATACTCTCAAGGATCCGAATTATCGCGAACTCTATGCCCGTTGGATGCAATTCGGCAGTCTCTGCCCCATGATGCGCTCGCACGGAACCGATGCGCCGCGCGAAATTTATCAATTCGGCCAAAAGGGCGATAAAATCTATGACGCGATAGCGGCATCGATCGACTTGCGTTACGCGTTATTGCCGTATATCTATTCGACCTCGTGGGAGGTGACCGCTCATCAATCCAGCATGATGCGTGCGCTGATGATGGATTTTGCGGACGATAAGCTCGCTCTGGATGTCAACGATCAATATCTGTTCGGCCCATCTTTGATGGCCTGCCCGGTCACCGAACCCCTGTATGTGGACCCACATATAACCGGATCGGATACCATATGGGTGGAGAATTTCAGCCTAACCAAGAGCAAAGCTGTTTATCTCCCTGGAGGCACAGACTGGTACGATTTTTGGAGTGGCGAAAAATTTCCCGGCGGACAAACCATAAATCGACAAGCTCCGATCGACGCCATACCATTACTGGTCAAAGCTGGTTCCATCCTACCCCTCGGTCCCAAAGTGCAGTATGCCGAAGAGAAAAAATGGGATGTCCTGGAAATTCGTATATATCCTGGCGCAGACGGCCGCTTCACTTTATATGAAGATGAAAACGATAACTATAACTATGAAAAGGGATTGTATTCCACCATCGCCTTCAGATGGGATGACAGGAAAAAAACGTTGACCATCGGCGGCAGAAAGGGTTCGTTTCCGGGTATGTTGTCTGAACGTATGTTTTATATTGTCAAGGTGGCGACCGGCACCGGCGTGGGATTAGAGACCGGGATCAAGTATAAACGCACCGTAGCTTACAAAGGTGAGCAGGTTATTGTAAGAATGTAATCTCATTTCATGAACTCATTTTTGACAGGAAACTAATTATGAAATCCTTGGAAAGACGACATGGTAAAAAAATATCAGGTATCGCCATGGTGTTTTGCATGGCAACGGTTCTTTTAGGACAACCTTTGCCCTATCAAAATCCGGAAAAGAGTTCTGAAGAAAGAGCGAACGATCTTCTGGCACGGTTGACTCTGGAAGAAAAAGCGGCCTTGCTGTGCGATGTGTCGGAAGCCATTCCACGGCTGGGGGTCAAAAATTTCAACTGGTGGAGCGAAGCTTTGCACGGCCTCGCTAATAACGACAGCGTCACCGTATTTCCAGAACCTATCGGCATGGCTGCCTCCTTTGACGACGAACTGGTTTATCAAATTTTCAGTGCGACCTCGGATGAAACGCGCGCCAAGTATCATCAAGCTGTGCGAAGCGGTCAGGGAAACAAGCGCTTCCTGAGCCTGTCCGTGTGGACGCCGAATATTAACATCTTCCGCGATCCCCGGTGGGGACGCGGTCAGGAAACCTATGGCGAAGATCCCTTCCTGATGTCGCGTATGGGTGTGGCGGTCGTAAAGGGATTGCAGGGACCGGCGGACGCCAAATACAGAAAGCTGCTGGCCTGCGCCAAACACTATGCGGTGCATTCCGGACCGGAGTGGAGTCGTCATGTCATCAACATCCAGGATATCGATCCGCGAGATTTGTGGGAAACCTATCTGCCGGCCTTCAAGGCCCTGGTTCAGGAGGCAGGCGTCCGCCAGGTGATGTGCGCCTATCAGCGTCTGGATGATGAACCTTGCTGCGGTAGTACGAGACTTTTGCAGAAAATTTTGCGCGAACAATGGAACTATCCCTATCTAGTGGTCTCCGACTGCGGCGCCATTGCCGATTTTTATACCAGCCACAAGGTCTCCTCCGATGCCGTGCACGCGGCTGCTAAAGGTGTGCTGGCCGGCACCGATCTGGAGTGTCAGTGGACCGACCACACCTATAAAAAACTGCCAGAGGCGGTGGCCAGAGGGCTGGTTACGGAAGAAGAGATCGATGCGCGGCTAAAGCGTGTTCTGATTGGGCGTTTTGACCTGGGTGAGATGGATGACGAAGCCCTGGTTCCCTGGGCCCAAACACCCCTATCGGTCGTGAACAGTGAGTCACATCGGCAACTGGCCGCTCAAATGGCGCGTGAATCCATGACCCTGCTTTTAAACAAAAACCAGATCCTGCCGTTGCGGAAAAATCGCCAAAAGATCGCTGTACTGGGCCCCAACGCCGATGATGAAGCCATGCTCTGGGGTAATTATAACGGCAAGCCGGTTCGCACCATCACGATTCTGGACGGTATTGTTTCGAAACTGGCTCCTGACCAGGTATTTTACGACAAAGCCTGCGATCTGGTAGAAGATAAAGTCACCAACAGCTATCTCTCACGATGTTCCATCGACGGCCAACAGGGTATGAAAGCGACTTATTGGAACCGTCCAGATTGGCAGGGCGAGGTAGCGGCTGTGCAGCATCTGGTCCATCCGATCAAACTGACCACCGCAGGGCAGCACGAATTCGCCCCCGGCGTCAGACTCGAAGGATTTTCAGCCCGATATGAAACCGTATTTATTCCTCAGGCCGATGAGGAGATCGTGTTCAAATGCGGCGCCACCGGTTTTTTTGAGTTATTGGTCAATGGCCAATCGATCATTCAATACAACAACTGGAGAACCTTGCCCTCCCGTCATCCTTTCGCGGTCAAGGCCGGACAAAAATATCAAATAGAGATCCGCTATGCTCAGTTGTATAATTGGCAAGCCAACCTCGAGTTCAATTTCGGCAAAGAGGTGGATGTGGATTATACCGACCTCATCAAAAAGCTTAAGGACATTCAGGTGGTGGTATTTGTCGGCGGTCTTTCCACTCTGTTGGAAGGCGAGGAAATGCCGGTTTCTTATCCCGGTTTCAAAGGTGGAGACCGAACCGAGATCGAACTGCCCGCCGTGCAACGCAATTGTCTTAAAGTGTTGAAACAAGCCGGTAAAAAAGTGGTATTTGTCAGCTGTTCGGGTTCGGCCATCGGTTTGATGCCCGAAACGGAGAGTTGTGACGCCATTCTGCAAGCCTGGTATGGCGGAGAGTCGGGTGGTTTGGCGGTTGCGGATGTATTGTTCGGTGATTTTAATCCCTCAGGAAAACTGCCGATCACCTTTTACAAAAATTTGCAGCAATTGCCGGATTTTGAAAATTACTCCATGAAGGGTCGCACCTATCGCTACATGTCCGATCCGCTTTTCCCCTTCGGCTTTGGTCTCAGCTATACGACTTTTGCCATCGGCGATGCGAAAGTAAGCAGGACCACCCTCCATAGGGATGAAACGCTCGATATGACCATCCCGGTCGCCAATCTGGGAAAACGCGACGGCGTCGAAATCGTTCAGGTCTATATCCGCAGGTTGCAGGATCCCGATGGTCCTTTGAAAACCCTTAGAGGCTTTCAGCGAGTCCATGTGGCTGCTGGAAAAACCGGCCAGGCGATGATCCGTCTGCCGTTCCATTCGTTCGAGTTCTTTGATCGTTCCCAGGGGCAAATGACCGTTACAGCCGGGGAATATGAGGTGTTGTATGGCAACAGCTCTGATAACCGAGATTTGAAAACAGCCAGGATCAACATTATTTAATCCCACTCCGGACAACCTGGAATCAGCGTTGGTATTGATTTTGAGGCACACCGCTTTTCTCACACCGGTGGCCGGCGGGGACGGTCGCCGGTCTGATGCACATCGGCCTGAACATGGGCCTCTTATATCACCGCATGAACAGCAGGTCCGGTTCCTCACCGTTTGCGGGATGGACGGATCTCATTCATATCAACTGGGAAGAAAGCAGATGAAAACAAATGCAGTAACCTTCTTTTCAGTACTCTGTTTTCTGTTGACTGTGCCAGGTCTGCGTGCACAGAACAAGTTATATCCTGATGAGTTTCCTCTTCAGGATGTCC
It encodes the following:
- a CDS encoding glycoside hydrolase family 31 protein, translating into MVLFTCVSAVAAPVESYQRTERGIEATINAVTIEIQFFNPSTIRVLKYPSGIAFNKISLSVIAAPQKTKFGIHQLEDELVLSTEKVKLGLNLKNGRISFATLAGKPLLTEKEGGTAFIEFDDAGEKTFSVSQAFVLAKDEAIYGLGQQQNGKMVQRNIKLHMVQNNTEDFIPFFQSTRGYGLFWDNYSPTLFEDDPYSTSFKSDVGEGIDYYFMYGGNADGVIACMRSLTGQAPMMPLWTFGYWQSKERYKSQDELLGVVKKYRELGVPLDGIIQDWQYWGNNYLWNAMEFLNPEFYNPQKMVDDVHKLNAHIIISIWSSFGPQTKPYKELDKIGALLDIKTWPESGSEKWPPNMDYPSGVRVYDPFNPQARDIYWKYLNQGIFSFGMDGWWMDSTEPDHMQFKPADFDNKTYLGSLRRVRNAYPLMTVGGVFQHQRATRSDKRVFILTRSAFAGQQRYSANTWSGDVVASWKALHNQISAGLNFSLCGIPYWNSDIGGFFLWNFPNTLKDPNYRELYARWMQFGSLCPMMRSHGTDAPREIYQFGQKGDKIYDAIAASIDLRYALLPYIYSTSWEVTAHQSSMMRALMMDFADDKLALDVNDQYLFGPSLMACPVTEPLYVDPHITGSDTIWVENFSLTKSKAVYLPGGTDWYDFWSGEKFPGGQTINRQAPIDAIPLLVKAGSILPLGPKVQYAEEKKWDVLEIRIYPGADGRFTLYEDENDNYNYEKGLYSTIAFRWDDRKKTLTIGGRKGSFPGMLSERMFYIVKVATGTGVGLETGIKYKRTVAYKGEQVIVRM
- a CDS encoding glycoside hydrolase family 3 C-terminal domain-containing protein encodes the protein MVFCMATVLLGQPLPYQNPEKSSEERANDLLARLTLEEKAALLCDVSEAIPRLGVKNFNWWSEALHGLANNDSVTVFPEPIGMAASFDDELVYQIFSATSDETRAKYHQAVRSGQGNKRFLSLSVWTPNINIFRDPRWGRGQETYGEDPFLMSRMGVAVVKGLQGPADAKYRKLLACAKHYAVHSGPEWSRHVINIQDIDPRDLWETYLPAFKALVQEAGVRQVMCAYQRLDDEPCCGSTRLLQKILREQWNYPYLVVSDCGAIADFYTSHKVSSDAVHAAAKGVLAGTDLECQWTDHTYKKLPEAVARGLVTEEEIDARLKRVLIGRFDLGEMDDEALVPWAQTPLSVVNSESHRQLAAQMARESMTLLLNKNQILPLRKNRQKIAVLGPNADDEAMLWGNYNGKPVRTITILDGIVSKLAPDQVFYDKACDLVEDKVTNSYLSRCSIDGQQGMKATYWNRPDWQGEVAAVQHLVHPIKLTTAGQHEFAPGVRLEGFSARYETVFIPQADEEIVFKCGATGFFELLVNGQSIIQYNNWRTLPSRHPFAVKAGQKYQIEIRYAQLYNWQANLEFNFGKEVDVDYTDLIKKLKDIQVVVFVGGLSTLLEGEEMPVSYPGFKGGDRTEIELPAVQRNCLKVLKQAGKKVVFVSCSGSAIGLMPETESCDAILQAWYGGESGGLAVADVLFGDFNPSGKLPITFYKNLQQLPDFENYSMKGRTYRYMSDPLFPFGFGLSYTTFAIGDAKVSRTTLHRDETLDMTIPVANLGKRDGVEIVQVYIRRLQDPDGPLKTLRGFQRVHVAAGKTGQAMIRLPFHSFEFFDRSQGQMTVTAGEYEVLYGNSSDNRDLKTARINII